Proteins co-encoded in one Gehongia tenuis genomic window:
- a CDS encoding cyclase family protein, which produces MEIYDITRPVHPGMTFWPGDKKMALELVQSVAGGDGCNLTAIHMGMHTGTHVDAPLHFVEDGKSIPETDLDRFIGWVEVLDLRGLPLIAEADLRRRSITADAVFFRTDNSDFPEGEFRKDFVALAPSAADYLVSKGVRTVGIDYLSIGAYGDTAATHHILLQSEVAVVEGLMLKDVPEGRYFFAALPLKVEGAEGSPVRAVLVR; this is translated from the coding sequence ATGGAGATTTACGATATCACCCGGCCGGTGCATCCGGGGATGACCTTCTGGCCGGGGGACAAAAAGATGGCCTTGGAGCTGGTGCAGTCGGTGGCCGGGGGCGACGGCTGCAATCTCACGGCCATTCATATGGGCATGCATACCGGCACCCATGTGGACGCGCCGCTGCATTTCGTGGAGGACGGCAAGTCCATCCCGGAAACGGATCTTGACCGGTTCATCGGCTGGGTGGAGGTGCTGGACCTCAGGGGCCTGCCGCTGATCGCCGAGGCCGATCTCCGCCGGCGGTCCATCACCGCGGACGCGGTGTTCTTCAGGACGGACAACAGCGATTTCCCGGAGGGGGAGTTCCGGAAGGACTTTGTGGCGCTGGCGCCGTCCGCGGCGGACTATCTCGTCTCGAAGGGCGTCCGTACGGTGGGCATCGACTACCTGTCCATCGGCGCCTACGGCGATACCGCCGCCACCCACCACATTTTGCTGCAAAGCGAGGTGGCCGTGGTGGAGGGCCTGATGCTGAAGGACGTGCCCGAGGGCCGTTATTTCTTCGCCGCCCTGCCCCTCAAGGTGGAGGGAGCCGAGGGTTCGCCGGTGCGGGCGGTGCTGGTGAGGTGA
- a CDS encoding MarR family winged helix-turn-helix transcriptional regulator, with amino-acid sequence MMMNGHGLDISVEAYREAAKELDRVWSRLSRACGLSEGEYWALVMIREGCTTQTEISEQLSMNKQTVHSALKQLIRRGIVRLETQPGNLRVKEIVLTEAGESFTEKYVDTMMDIEERVWNELTKAERREMIRASQKYNRLLKKALEQYFES; translated from the coding sequence ATGATGATGAATGGCCATGGCCTGGACATATCGGTCGAGGCGTACCGCGAGGCTGCCAAGGAGCTGGACCGGGTGTGGTCGCGGCTTTCAAGGGCCTGCGGTCTGTCGGAGGGCGAATATTGGGCCCTCGTCATGATTCGGGAGGGCTGCACCACCCAGACGGAGATCAGCGAGCAGCTTTCCATGAACAAACAAACGGTCCACTCGGCACTGAAACAGCTGATTCGCCGGGGCATCGTCCGTCTCGAGACCCAACCCGGCAATCTTCGGGTCAAGGAGATCGTGCTGACGGAGGCGGGCGAAAGCTTTACGGAAAAATACGTCGATACCATGATGGATATCGAGGAGCGGGTTTGGAACGAGCTCACGAAGGCGGAACGACGGGAGATGATCCGCGCCTCCCAAAAGTACAACCGCCTGCTGAAAAAGGCACTGGAGCAGTATTTTGAAAGCTGA
- a CDS encoding MATE family efflux transporter — protein sequence MRIQLSEHFTYPKLIRFVLPSIVMMIFTSIYGVVDGLFVSNYVGKTPFAALNLIMPLLMVIGAIGFMIGTGGSAIVSRTLGEGSRAKANEYFSMLVYVTVVAGVVLAAAGLAFLRPIARFLGAEGAMLDYAVLYGAILIPSLPLFMLQNVFQSFLITAEKPKLGLYMTVGAGVTNIVLDYLFVAVFQWGLAGAAVATAVSQAVGGVGPLVYFLRENDSLLRLTRPKWNGRVLLKTCTNGSSELMTNVSASLVNMLYNFQLMRLAGEDGVAAFGVIMYVNFIFAAIFIGYAIGSAPLIGYHYGAGNAGELRNLYQKSLRFTGCAALALTASALILSRPLAGIFVGYDAGLLSMTTRGFRLYALSFLISGFNIFGSAFFTALGDGAVSAAISFFRTLVFQLAVVLVLPLILGLDGVWLAILLAELLALAVTAAFLAAKKKKYPYGEAAKS from the coding sequence ATGAGAATTCAACTTTCCGAACATTTCACCTACCCGAAACTGATCCGTTTCGTGCTCCCGTCCATCGTGATGATGATTTTCACGTCCATCTATGGCGTGGTGGACGGGCTTTTCGTATCGAACTATGTGGGCAAGACGCCCTTCGCCGCCCTCAACCTGATCATGCCCCTATTGATGGTCATCGGCGCCATCGGGTTCATGATCGGCACCGGCGGCAGCGCCATCGTCTCCCGCACCCTGGGCGAGGGCAGCCGGGCGAAGGCCAACGAATACTTCTCGATGCTCGTGTATGTGACCGTCGTTGCAGGCGTGGTGCTGGCCGCGGCGGGCCTCGCCTTTCTGCGGCCCATCGCACGCTTCCTCGGCGCCGAAGGGGCCATGCTGGATTACGCCGTGCTCTATGGCGCCATCCTCATTCCCTCGCTGCCCCTGTTCATGCTGCAAAACGTGTTCCAGAGCTTCCTCATCACCGCGGAAAAGCCCAAGCTGGGCCTTTATATGACGGTGGGCGCGGGGGTGACCAATATCGTGCTGGATTATCTTTTCGTCGCCGTGTTCCAGTGGGGGCTGGCGGGCGCGGCCGTCGCCACCGCTGTGAGCCAGGCGGTGGGCGGCGTGGGCCCGCTGGTCTACTTCCTTCGGGAAAACGACAGCCTGCTTCGGCTGACCCGGCCGAAATGGAACGGCAGGGTGCTCCTCAAGACCTGCACCAACGGCTCCTCCGAGCTGATGACCAACGTCTCCGCCTCGCTGGTGAACATGCTCTACAATTTCCAGCTGATGCGCCTGGCGGGGGAGGACGGCGTGGCGGCCTTCGGCGTGATCATGTACGTCAATTTCATCTTCGCCGCCATCTTCATCGGCTACGCCATCGGCAGCGCGCCCCTCATAGGCTACCACTACGGCGCCGGCAACGCCGGTGAACTCAGGAACCTCTATCAAAAAAGCCTCCGGTTCACGGGCTGCGCCGCTCTGGCGCTCACCGCGTCGGCCCTCATTCTGTCCCGGCCGCTGGCCGGCATCTTCGTGGGCTATGACGCCGGCCTTCTTTCCATGACCACTCGCGGATTCCGGCTGTACGCCCTGTCCTTTCTCATCAGCGGCTTCAACATCTTCGGCTCCGCCTTCTTCACCGCCCTGGGGGACGGCGCGGTCTCCGCAGCCATCTCCTTTTTCAGGACCCTGGTGTTCCAGCTCGCGGTGGTGCTGGTCCTGCCTCTGATCCTGGGCCTGGACGGCGTGTGGCTGGCCATCCTGCTGGCGGAGCTGCTGGCCCTTGCCGTCACCGCCGCCTTTCTCGCAGCCAAGAAAAAGAAATACCCCTACGGCGAAGCCGCCAAATCTTGA
- the rny gene encoding ribonuclease Y: protein MDGILLPVLIGLVCIVLGSAIGYFYRKNIAEAKIARAEEEAQRILDTAHSKVEAMRKEKILEAKEEVHRLRTELDKESRDRRNEMQRTERRLIQREETLDKKLDSLEQRETALTRKQKDVQRLQDEIENLHKNQLQELERISGMTMDEAKGILLENTEREARHDLGVMLREMEAKTKEEAEKKARNIIGGAIQKYAADHVAESTVSVVALPSDEMKGRIIGREGRNIRTLETATGIDLIIDDTPEAVILSGFDPVRREVARIALEKLILDGRIHPARIEEMVEKAKKEVDTQIREAGEQAVFETGVHGLHHELVRLIGRLRYRTSYGQNVLKHSIEVSYLAGMMAAEIGADEVLAKRAGLLHDIGKAVDHEIEGSHAQIGGDLAKKYRENAEVVHAILAHHNDIEAQTVEAVLVQAADAISAARPGARRETLENYIRRLEKLEEIASSFEGVEKSYAVQAGREVRIMVRPEKVGDAETTALAREIVRKIESELDYPGQIKVSLIRETRVVDYAK from the coding sequence GTGGACGGCATATTATTGCCGGTTCTCATTGGTCTTGTATGTATCGTATTGGGTAGCGCCATTGGCTACTTTTATCGAAAAAACATCGCGGAAGCCAAGATCGCCCGGGCGGAAGAGGAAGCCCAGCGCATTCTGGACACGGCCCACAGCAAGGTGGAAGCGATGCGCAAGGAAAAGATATTGGAAGCTAAGGAAGAGGTGCACCGGCTGCGGACGGAACTGGATAAGGAAAGCCGCGACCGGCGCAATGAGATGCAGCGTACGGAGCGAAGGCTGATCCAGCGGGAAGAGACGCTGGACAAAAAACTGGACAGTCTGGAACAGCGGGAAACCGCTCTGACGCGCAAGCAGAAGGATGTCCAACGGTTGCAGGACGAAATCGAGAACCTACATAAAAATCAGCTGCAGGAACTGGAGAGAATCTCCGGCATGACCATGGATGAAGCCAAGGGGATTCTCCTCGAGAACACGGAGCGGGAAGCCCGGCATGATCTGGGCGTGATGCTCCGGGAGATGGAAGCGAAAACCAAGGAGGAAGCGGAGAAAAAGGCCCGAAACATCATCGGAGGCGCCATTCAGAAATACGCCGCCGATCATGTGGCCGAGTCCACCGTATCGGTGGTGGCCCTTCCCAGCGACGAGATGAAGGGACGGATCATCGGCCGTGAGGGCCGCAACATCCGCACCCTGGAGACGGCCACCGGCATCGATCTTATCATCGACGACACGCCGGAAGCGGTGATCCTGTCCGGCTTCGATCCGGTGCGGCGGGAGGTTGCCCGCATCGCCCTTGAGAAGCTCATTCTGGACGGCCGCATCCATCCGGCCCGCATCGAAGAGATGGTGGAGAAGGCCAAGAAGGAAGTGGATACCCAGATCCGTGAGGCGGGCGAGCAGGCCGTGTTTGAAACCGGCGTGCATGGGCTCCATCACGAGCTGGTCCGGCTCATCGGCCGGCTGCGGTACCGCACCAGCTACGGCCAGAATGTTTTGAAGCATTCCATTGAAGTGTCCTATCTGGCGGGCATGATGGCTGCCGAAATCGGCGCCGATGAGGTGCTTGCCAAGCGTGCGGGTCTTCTGCACGACATCGGCAAGGCGGTGGACCACGAGATCGAGGGCTCCCACGCCCAGATCGGCGGGGACCTGGCCAAGAAGTACCGGGAGAACGCGGAGGTGGTGCACGCGATTCTCGCTCACCACAACGATATCGAGGCCCAGACCGTGGAAGCGGTGCTGGTGCAGGCGGCGGACGCCATTTCGGCGGCCCGGCCCGGCGCCCGGCGGGAAACCCTGGAGAACTACATCCGAAGGCTGGAAAAGCTGGAGGAGATCGCCTCCAGCTTCGAGGGCGTGGAGAAGTCCTACGCCGTGCAGGCCGGACGGGAGGTCCGGATCATGGTGCGCCCCGAGAAGGTGGGCGACGCCGAGACCACGGCCCTGGCCCGGGAGATCGTGAGGAAGATCGAAAGCGAACTGGATTACCCCGGTCAGATCAAGGTCAGCCTCATCCGGGAAACCCGGGTGGTGGACTACGCCAAGTAA
- a CDS encoding ribbon-helix-helix domain-containing protein has product MKNFIPKAYKKEPITIRICCEKVELIDHLAYQCDISRSEFINQCIDYALENMPPSGGK; this is encoded by the coding sequence ATGAAGAACTTTATTCCCAAGGCATACAAGAAGGAGCCCATCACCATCCGGATATGCTGTGAGAAAGTGGAGCTCATCGATCATCTGGCCTACCAGTGCGATATCAGCCGAAGCGAATTTATCAACCAATGTATCGACTATGCGCTGGAAAACATGCCGCCATCGGGAGGAAAGTAA
- a CDS encoding GNAT family N-acetyltransferase, which yields MVRYMRAGDRQDFLAMAAEFYGTGAVLHPVPEKNFETTFDQILAGNPFVRGIMVTHEERAVGYALLALTYSNEVGGLVVFLEEAYLRPECRGRGLGTAVFEFVEREFPEARRFRLEVTRTNERAVALYGRLGYQPLDYLQMIKDKEGMEW from the coding sequence ATGGTACGCTATATGAGAGCCGGGGACCGGCAGGATTTCTTGGCCATGGCGGCCGAGTTTTACGGCACCGGCGCGGTGCTGCATCCGGTGCCGGAGAAGAATTTTGAGACCACCTTCGACCAGATTCTGGCGGGGAATCCCTTTGTGAGGGGCATCATGGTCACCCATGAGGAGCGGGCGGTGGGCTATGCCCTCCTCGCCCTCACCTATTCCAATGAGGTGGGCGGACTGGTGGTCTTTTTGGAGGAGGCCTATCTAAGGCCGGAATGCCGGGGCCGGGGCCTCGGAACGGCGGTGTTCGAGTTCGTGGAGCGGGAGTTTCCCGAAGCCAGACGCTTCCGCCTCGAGGTGACGCGTACCAATGAACGGGCGGTGGCCCTGTACGGGCGTTTGGGCTATCAGCCGCTGGATTATCTGCAGATGATCAAGGACAAGGAGGGTATGGAATGGTGA
- a CDS encoding 6-pyruvoyl trahydropterin synthase family protein produces MRSITKLDLQYAHRFYGFKGEAQYLHGHTGILTIEVEDSIEPGVNMVFPCNEIQKTAWNVLKNFDHALILREDDPLLPAILKVYEEQGIKDGAPQNKMKGAAFHTELATAYPDCRLVVTKETMTVEGMIKIVYDLLKDKLNIAKLTFTSGVNAASAEFKTENKIDRCPLCGIALNENGVCPKCGYRK; encoded by the coding sequence ATGAGAAGTATCACTAAATTGGACCTGCAGTACGCGCACAGATTCTACGGTTTCAAAGGAGAGGCCCAGTACCTGCACGGACATACCGGCATTTTGACCATCGAGGTGGAGGATTCGATCGAACCGGGCGTGAACATGGTCTTCCCCTGCAACGAGATTCAAAAGACCGCCTGGAACGTGCTGAAGAATTTTGACCATGCGCTGATCCTGCGGGAGGATGATCCCCTGCTTCCCGCCATTCTCAAGGTCTACGAGGAACAGGGCATCAAGGACGGCGCCCCCCAGAACAAGATGAAGGGAGCCGCCTTCCATACGGAGCTGGCCACCGCCTATCCCGACTGCCGCCTGGTCGTGACCAAGGAGACCATGACCGTGGAGGGCATGATCAAAATCGTCTATGATCTTTTGAAGGATAAGCTGAACATCGCCAAACTCACCTTCACCAGCGGCGTCAACGCCGCCAGCGCGGAGTTCAAGACCGAAAACAAGATCGACCGCTGCCCCCTTTGCGGCATCGCGCTGAACGAAAACGGCGTCTGCCCGAAATGCGGATACAGAAAATAA
- a CDS encoding restriction endonuclease, translating into MSTLQHYEYMQPTLTALRELGGSATVAELNQRVPAIMGLTDDQLAQLHKGSTSRTEVDYRMAWARTFLRKYGVLENSARGVWTLTPAYARVETIDGREIARTINRLRREARAGGTSPGSGDGMSDGPMADIPAPNGATADGPAGPFGEGGPANGFGGEADLSTGELDMDAPTSWRDQLMAALMALEPAAFERLTQRLLRECGFVRVEVTGRTGDQGIDGTGIVRLNNVMSFPMVFQCKRYRDGHSVSSGEMRDFRGAMVGRTDKGLFITTSTFTKAAREEANKAGAPPIDLIDGERILDLLCELELGVRPVITYEVDETWFDNL; encoded by the coding sequence ATGTCCACTTTGCAGCACTACGAATACATGCAGCCCACCCTCACCGCCCTTCGGGAGCTGGGGGGCTCCGCCACCGTGGCCGAGCTGAATCAGCGGGTACCCGCCATCATGGGTCTCACCGACGATCAACTGGCCCAGCTTCACAAAGGGTCCACCAGCCGCACCGAGGTGGACTACCGCATGGCCTGGGCCCGCACCTTTCTTCGAAAATATGGTGTGCTGGAGAATTCCGCCCGGGGTGTTTGGACGCTCACCCCCGCCTACGCCAGGGTGGAGACCATCGACGGCCGGGAAATTGCCCGCACCATCAATCGTCTCAGGCGGGAGGCCCGGGCCGGCGGGACATCGCCCGGCAGCGGGGACGGCATGTCGGATGGACCGATGGCAGACATCCCCGCGCCGAATGGAGCGACGGCGGATGGACCTGCCGGCCCCTTTGGCGAGGGCGGTCCGGCAAACGGCTTCGGTGGCGAAGCCGACCTTTCCACCGGGGAGCTGGATATGGACGCCCCCACCTCCTGGCGGGATCAACTGATGGCCGCGCTCATGGCCCTTGAGCCTGCCGCCTTCGAGCGGCTGACCCAACGGCTTCTTCGGGAGTGCGGTTTCGTGCGGGTGGAGGTGACCGGACGCACCGGGGATCAGGGCATCGATGGTACCGGCATCGTGCGACTGAACAACGTGATGAGTTTTCCCATGGTCTTTCAGTGCAAACGATACAGAGACGGCCACTCGGTGTCCTCCGGCGAGATGAGGGACTTTCGCGGCGCCATGGTGGGTCGGACGGACAAGGGCCTTTTCATCACCACCAGCACCTTCACCAAGGCCGCCCGGGAGGAAGCGAACAAGGCGGGCGCGCCGCCCATCGATCTCATCGACGGCGAACGGATCCTGGACCTTCTTTGCGAGCTGGAGCTGGGCGTGCGGCCCGTGATCACCTACGAGGTGGATGAAACCTGGTTCGACAATCTTTGA
- a CDS encoding DUF6506 family protein, whose translation MVNFAFLLMGPYDPKKHRVRFESEGGTALMVGVSSLEEAAGVARELGEAGIDLIEMCGAFGPEGAARVGAAAGERVAVGYVVHDGSQDEKFARLFGE comes from the coding sequence ATGGTGAACTTTGCATTCTTACTGATGGGCCCCTACGACCCGAAGAAGCACCGGGTGCGCTTTGAAAGCGAGGGCGGAACGGCGCTGATGGTGGGGGTATCCAGTCTGGAGGAGGCCGCCGGGGTGGCCCGGGAGCTGGGCGAGGCCGGCATCGATCTCATCGAAATGTGCGGTGCTTTCGGACCGGAGGGCGCGGCCAGGGTGGGCGCGGCAGCCGGCGAGCGGGTGGCCGTGGGCTACGTGGTCCATGACGGAAGCCAGGACGAGAAGTTTGCCAGGCTGTTTGGCGAATAG
- a CDS encoding helix-turn-helix domain-containing protein, with the protein MKKAKTCTSKANMIGPRIKAARQAAGMTQKDLCVKLELMAVYICRGSLSRIENGTRTVNDMEIDAISKALNVPLDVLFGR; encoded by the coding sequence ATGAAAAAGGCGAAAACATGCACCAGCAAAGCAAACATGATTGGGCCCCGTATTAAGGCCGCACGACAGGCTGCCGGTATGACCCAGAAGGATCTGTGCGTTAAGCTGGAACTGATGGCGGTGTATATCTGCCGGGGTTCCCTTTCCAGAATTGAGAATGGTACAAGAACCGTCAACGATATGGAGATCGACGCGATTTCCAAGGCGTTGAATGTGCCCTTGGACGTACTGTTTGGGCGCTGA